The following are encoded together in the Microbacterium hatanonis genome:
- a CDS encoding aldo/keto reductase encodes MHARVLGGSLEVSAVGLGCMGMSQGYGPNPGDRAEMIHVIRSARDVGITFFDTAEVYGPYVNEELVGEALQPVRDEVVIATKFGWDIRDGKSIGLNSRPEQIRGVAEASLRRLRTEAIDLFYQHRVDPAVPIEDVAGTVGDLVREGKVRHFGLSEASAATIRRAHATFPVTAVQSEYSLWTRDPEPEVLPALRELGIGFVPFSPLGKGFLTGTVDATTTFAPDDIRRSIPRFKIENRAANKALPDFVTALAHTHGATPGQIALAWLLAQDASISPIPGTRRISRLEENAAATTVPLSADDLSDLDSLARRVGVSGARYNELHQSLVGR; translated from the coding sequence ATGCACGCACGCGTGCTCGGCGGATCCCTGGAGGTGTCCGCGGTCGGGCTCGGCTGTATGGGGATGTCGCAGGGATACGGTCCCAACCCGGGAGATCGCGCGGAGATGATCCACGTGATCCGTTCCGCCCGCGACGTCGGCATCACCTTCTTCGACACAGCGGAGGTCTACGGACCCTACGTAAACGAAGAGCTCGTCGGCGAAGCCCTCCAACCCGTCCGAGACGAGGTAGTCATCGCGACGAAGTTCGGGTGGGACATCCGAGACGGCAAAAGCATCGGCCTGAACAGCCGCCCCGAACAGATCCGTGGCGTCGCCGAAGCCTCCCTCCGGCGCCTGCGCACCGAGGCCATCGACCTCTTCTACCAGCACCGTGTCGACCCGGCGGTGCCCATCGAAGACGTCGCCGGCACCGTCGGCGACCTCGTGCGAGAGGGAAAGGTCCGGCACTTCGGCCTCTCCGAGGCATCCGCGGCGACGATTCGTCGCGCCCACGCGACCTTCCCTGTCACCGCTGTGCAAAGCGAGTACTCGTTGTGGACCCGCGACCCCGAGCCCGAAGTGCTGCCCGCCCTCCGAGAGCTTGGGATCGGCTTCGTCCCGTTCAGTCCGCTCGGCAAGGGATTCCTCACCGGCACCGTCGACGCGACCACGACATTCGCCCCGGACGACATCCGCAGATCCATCCCACGATTCAAGATCGAGAACCGCGCGGCGAACAAGGCACTCCCGGACTTCGTCACGGCGCTCGCACACACCCACGGAGCCACCCCCGGACAGATCGCCCTGGCGTGGCTGCTGGCCCAGGATGCGTCGATCAGCCCGATCCCCGGGACTCGCCGCATCTCGCGGCTCGAAGAGAACGCGGCCGCGACGACGGTGCCCCTCTCAGCCGACGACCTGAGCGACCTCGACTCCCTCGCACGTCGCGTCGGAGTCTCGGGAGCGCGCTATAACGAGCTCCACCAGTCGCTCGTGGGACGCTGA